A region from the Lolium perenne isolate Kyuss_39 chromosome 4, Kyuss_2.0, whole genome shotgun sequence genome encodes:
- the LOC139839177 gene encoding uncharacterized protein, whose translation MARLTVDQRARLALTNLRSMMMIPSVKMRTILIRFMLDVFDPATGTFEIGENNGVVSLGFVDVECLLGLVNEGFSAGEILTEEGEDVKHRIPPQFISKSTGNIVIDELIDDIIKSKLADDDFLRRVVLVLLGTVLAPMATKIVPHKFYALVEDVNRISKINWNAFTLRVLLDSIRLVRKGRQIRQWPKGNLGMLQYLYWEKCQPLEGDCAFNPKLSMRPLMRNWNEAAATRRDNFDYENGRGRGNVKIDENITEEYRMMEPVVPDPVAAHQNNAKPASAVPKKKQAPKPIDNGQTEILINRLTGYLDAQLQKMLATIPALCAQRTLEMFNKEGVTYKPAAAPVSGNMEDQEDVNSFRNGPRDKKEFMYKEESDSAGGGDSIRIIDMNLADEVDKLEKKLKEPAKNGTTKNANDAMRTPDKAGGLNGTPAGKPFGDVGSTPDNPFIIENADPVTSDSEIDLDAVSISKFLSKSKEDELAGKRKRTIPKKFQSPYALDRRSKRQVRGSSTKALNFDDKSGADKNAKPDASCDLTAELVDAAIVFLELASRSDQHKKKNVYRSARGDEVNAERLRVVLDEKWLSDDVIDGYIGHLNLRVGDDRFLCPAWRSKYLVDRAIAGDKPKESSKNMDSAMVRSGAVGRVLTEYTVRDKVYFPLNIGNTHWTTVVMHTPKQEFQVLDSLYPLEFTLETVEALRRQIADDMQVANEVTSGNHPDVSKWPILEYDMPQQHDGNSCGLFVMECMEHWDGDRMTAEISQV comes from the exons GAGAGAACAATGGCGTGGTGTCTCTTGGTTTTGTTGATGTTGAGTGTCTCCTTGGTCTGGTTAATGAAGGATTTTCTGCTGGGGAAATACTTACTGAGGAAGGTGAAGACGTGAAGCATCGCATCCCACCACAGTTCATAAGCAAATCAACCGGTAACATCGTTATCGACGAATTAATTGACGACATCATTAAAAGTAAACTTGCCGATGATGACTTCCTGAGGAGGGTAGTGCTAGTGCTTCTGGGAACAGTACTTGCTCCTATGGCGACGAAGATTGTCCCACACAAGTTCTATGCACTGGTAGAAGATGTGAACCGAATCTCAAAAATCAATTGGAATGCATTCACTCTTAGGGTTCTGTTGGATAGCATTAGGCTGGTAAGAAAAGGTAGACAAATCCGTCAGTGGCCAAAAGGGAACTTAGGAATGTTGCAG TACTTGTACTGGGAAAAATGTCAGCCGCTAGAAGGCGACTGTGCATTTAATCCTAAACTGTCCATGCGCCCTCTAATGAGGAACTGGAATGAAGCAGCTGCCACGCGGAGAGACAATTTTGACTATGAGAATGGTCGAGGTCGTGGTAACGTGAAG ATTGATGAAAATATCACTGAAGAGTATCGGATGATGGAGCCAGTTGTGCCAGATCCTGTGGCTGCTCATCAGAATAACGCCAAGCCCGCGAGTGCTGTTCCAAAAAAGAAACAGGCTCCAAAACCCATTGATAACGGTCAGACGGAAATTCTGATAAATCGTTTAACGGGTTACCTAGATGCACAATTGCAGAAGATGTTGGCTACCATCCCTGCCTTATGTGCTCAG AGAACATTGGAGATGTTTAATAAGGAAGGCGTGACTTACAAACCAGCAGCCGCACCGGTTTCCGGTAACATGGAGGACCAGGAAGATGTCAACTCTTTCCGGAACGGCCCTCGTGATAAAAAAGAGTTCATGTACAAGGAAGAGAGCGATTCAGCAGGAGGTGGAGATTCTATTCGTATCATTGACATGAACCTGGCTGATGAAGTTGATAAATTGGAAAAAAAATTAAAGGAGCCTGCTAAGAATGGTACTACCAAGAATGCAAATGATGCTATGCGCACACCTGACAAGGCTGGTGGACTGAATGGTACTCCAGCAGGAAAGCCATTTGGCGATGTTGGTAGCACACCGGATAATCCGTTCATCATTGAAAATGCTGATCCGGTGACATCAGATTCAGAAATTGATCTCGACGCAGTAAGTATTAGCAAGTTCTTATCTAAATCAAAGGAAGATGAGTTGGCTGGGAAGAGGAAGCGAACAATTCCCAAAAAATTTCAATCTCCCTATGCTCTAGACAGACGCTCCAAGCGTCAAGTCCGTGGTTCATCCACAAAAG CTCTGAATTTCGATGATAAATCTGGAGCAGATAAAAATGCAAAACCGGATGCATCATGCGATTTGACGGCTGAACTTGTAGACGCAGCTATAGTCTTCCTCGAGCTTGCATCTCGCTCAGACCAGCACAAAAAAAAGAATGTTTACCGGAGTGCCAGGGGCGATGAAGTTAACGCTGAGCGGCTACGTGTTGTTCTCGACGAAAAATGGTTGTCCGATGAT gtcattgatggttacattgGGCATTTGAACCTCCGTGTTGGGGATGATCGCTTCTTGTGTCCAGCATGGAGATCAAAATATCTAGTAGACCGGGCAATTGCCGGAGACAAACCCAAAGAATCCAGCAAGAACATGGATAGCGCGATGGTAAGATCTGGCGCGGTTGGTAGAGTGTTGACGGAATACACCGTCCGTGACAAG gtttatTTTCCACTCAACATTGGCAATACACACTGGACGACCGTTGTCATGCACACACCAAAGCAAGAATTCCAAGTTCTCGACTCGCTTTATCCTCTAGAGTTTACGTTGGAGACTGTTGAGGCACTT CGGCGCCAAATTGCAGATGACATGCAAGTGGCCAACGAAGTCACGAGTGGAAATCATCCCGACGTTTCAAAGTGGCCGATATTAGAGTACGACATGCCGCAGCAACATGACGG GAACTCTTGTGGATTGTTTGTGATGGAATGCATGGAGCATTGGGATGGGGACCGGATGACTGCAGAGATTTCACAG GTGTAG